The following proteins are co-located in the Agromyces laixinhei genome:
- a CDS encoding putative F420-0 ABC transporter permease subunit: protein MKPVDGAQRVDGAQPVEEAHRVEEAQRVDEAQPVEEGHRVEEAQRVSPPPPAAPHAARTPPARGVRTALWAVALGALLAASVIAAVTIGPAGLAPTDVVASVLAHLGLGEPTLTPLRDGIVWELRMPRVLTAAAVGAGLAICGAVMQALTRNPLADPYLLGLSSGASVGAVVVIVLGVGLLLPVAAFAGALAALVATLALAGAAGRASGGGLAGNPLSPTRTVLAGLAVSSMFGAITSLVIFWSATGDSYREILNWLLGSLAGTDWASVAIAGGALVAIGIPLIASARTLDAFAFGDAAASALGVHVGRSRVLLLGGTALLTGALVAVSGSIGFVGLILPHGVRLLVGSRHRALLPLSALAGALFLVWADTAARTLFDPRELPVGIITALVGGPVFALLLMRRRVS, encoded by the coding sequence ATGAAGCCGGTCGACGGGGCCCAGCGGGTCGACGGGGCCCAGCCGGTCGAGGAGGCGCACCGGGTCGAGGAGGCCCAGCGGGTCGACGAGGCCCAGCCGGTCGAGGAGGGGCACCGGGTCGAGGAGGCCCAGCGGGTCAGCCCTCCACCGCCTGCCGCGCCTCACGCCGCTCGCACCCCGCCGGCTCGCGGCGTGCGCACGGCGCTGTGGGCCGTCGCGCTCGGAGCGCTGCTCGCGGCATCCGTCATCGCGGCCGTCACCATCGGCCCCGCCGGGCTCGCGCCTACCGACGTCGTCGCGAGCGTGCTCGCGCACCTCGGGCTCGGCGAGCCCACGCTCACCCCGCTCCGCGACGGCATCGTCTGGGAGCTGCGGATGCCCCGCGTGCTCACCGCCGCCGCGGTCGGCGCCGGACTCGCCATCTGCGGCGCCGTCATGCAGGCACTCACGCGCAACCCGCTCGCAGACCCCTACCTGCTCGGCCTCTCGTCGGGCGCCTCGGTCGGCGCGGTCGTCGTGATCGTGCTCGGCGTCGGCCTGCTGCTTCCGGTCGCGGCGTTCGCCGGCGCCCTCGCCGCCCTCGTCGCGACGCTCGCCCTCGCCGGCGCGGCCGGCCGAGCATCGGGCGGCGGGCTCGCGGGCAACCCGCTCTCGCCCACCCGCACGGTGCTCGCAGGCCTCGCCGTCTCGTCGATGTTCGGCGCGATCACGAGCCTCGTCATCTTCTGGAGCGCCACCGGCGACAGCTACCGCGAGATCCTGAACTGGCTGCTCGGCTCGCTCGCCGGCACCGACTGGGCGTCGGTGGCGATCGCCGGCGGCGCGCTCGTCGCCATCGGCATTCCGCTCATCGCGAGCGCCCGCACGCTCGACGCCTTCGCCTTCGGCGACGCCGCGGCATCCGCTCTCGGTGTGCACGTCGGTCGCAGCCGGGTGCTCCTGCTCGGCGGCACGGCGCTGCTCACGGGCGCGCTCGTGGCGGTGAGCGGCTCGATCGGCTTCGTCGGCCTGATCCTGCCGCACGGGGTGCGCCTGCTCGTGGGCTCCCGCCACCGTGCGCTGTTGCCGTTGTCGGCGCTCGCGGGCGCCCTGTTCCTCGTCTGGGCCGACACCGCCGCGCGCACGCTCTTCGACCCGCGCGAGCTGCCGGTCGGCATCATCACGGCGCTCGTCGGCGGCCCGGTGTTCGCGCTGCTGCTCATGCGACGGAGGGTCTCATGA
- a CDS encoding putative F420-0 ABC transporter substrate-binding protein: MPTHRVHAHLPAGIACVAALLLAGCASTGAAGAGGGPSDAGSAGSAGSAAFPLTIDNCGTEVTFEAAPERVVTIKSSTLELMLALGLEDRIVGSAFSDGPVPEALADAASGIESLSDKVPSHEVTLAAEPDLVFAGWESNLSAEGAGDRETLAKLGVASYVAPAACKSEGYMPHPLTFDEVFREFEEAGEIFGVPDVAADLVSSQRTELAAIEPNTEGLTALWYSSGSDTPYVGAGIGAPQMIMQAAGLENIAADVEDTWTSMGWEAIVDANPDVIVLVDAAWNTAEQKIAHLESSAATAALPAVQAQRYLVIDFPATEAGVRNVGAVASLVEQLGSLGGLG, encoded by the coding sequence ATGCCCACGCACCGTGTCCACGCCCATCTCCCAGCGGGCATTGCCTGCGTCGCAGCGCTGCTGCTCGCGGGTTGCGCGAGCACAGGGGCTGCGGGCGCCGGGGGCGGGCCATCCGACGCAGGCAGCGCCGGAAGCGCCGGAAGCGCCGCGTTCCCCCTCACCATCGACAACTGCGGCACCGAGGTCACCTTCGAAGCGGCGCCCGAGCGCGTCGTGACGATCAAGTCCTCGACGCTCGAACTGATGCTGGCACTCGGTCTCGAAGACCGCATCGTCGGCTCGGCCTTCAGCGATGGCCCCGTGCCCGAAGCGCTCGCCGATGCGGCATCCGGCATCGAGTCGCTCTCCGACAAGGTGCCATCGCACGAGGTCACGCTCGCGGCGGAACCCGACCTCGTGTTCGCCGGCTGGGAGTCGAACCTCTCGGCCGAGGGCGCGGGCGATCGCGAGACGCTCGCGAAGCTCGGCGTCGCGAGCTACGTTGCCCCTGCCGCATGCAAGAGCGAGGGCTACATGCCGCACCCGCTCACCTTCGACGAGGTCTTCCGCGAGTTCGAAGAGGCGGGCGAGATCTTCGGCGTTCCGGATGTCGCGGCCGACCTCGTCTCGTCGCAGCGCACCGAGCTCGCGGCGATCGAGCCGAACACCGAGGGTCTCACGGCGCTCTGGTACAGCTCGGGCTCCGACACCCCGTACGTCGGGGCCGGCATCGGCGCGCCGCAGATGATCATGCAGGCCGCGGGCCTCGAGAACATCGCCGCCGACGTCGAGGACACCTGGACCTCGATGGGCTGGGAGGCGATCGTCGACGCGAATCCCGACGTGATCGTGCTCGTCGATGCTGCGTGGAACACGGCAGAGCAGAAGATCGCACACCTCGAGTCGAGCGCGGCGACCGCGGCATTGCCCGCGGTGCAGGCGCAGCGATACCTCGTGATCGACTTCCCCGCGACCGAGGCCGGCGTGCGCAACGTCGGCGCCGTCGCATCGCTCGTCGAGCAACTCGGCAGCCTCGGCGGGCTCGGCTGA
- the cofD gene encoding 2-phospho-L-lactate transferase yields MAITVLAGGVGGARFVRGVREECARRRAGVADVPGAPGTSGATDAPGARNAPGTRNAPGTPDAPGTPDATDAPNATNATNATNATNATNAPNAPNAPNAPDISVVVNTGDDLWLAGVRLMPDFDSLLYSLAGVNDTERGWGRAGETERVAAELREWGVGWPWFTLGDLDLGTHLARTAWLREGATPSEVAHRLQQRWPLGVRLLPATDTEVDTYVEVADPDRLDGERELHFQEWWTRYRAALPAIAFRQRNIETARPAPGVVEAIVGADLVLLAPSNPVVSIGTILAVPGIRRALAETSAPVVGVSPIIGGKVVRGMADACLPVIGVETSAEAVGRHYGARSTGGLLDGWLVDDADAAALPSLESIGLTAASVPLWMRDLDTSAALAGAAIDLGTALRRRG; encoded by the coding sequence GTGGCGATCACGGTGCTTGCGGGCGGAGTCGGAGGCGCGCGTTTCGTGCGAGGCGTGCGCGAGGAATGCGCGCGGCGCCGTGCCGGCGTTGCCGACGTACCCGGCGCACCCGGCACATCAGGCGCAACCGACGCACCCGGCGCACGCAACGCACCCGGCACACGCAACGCACCCGGCACACCCGACGCACCCGGCACACCCGACGCAACCGACGCACCCAACGCAACCAACGCAACCAACGCAACCAACGCAACCAACGCAACCAACGCACCCAACGCACCCAACGCACCCAACGCACCCGACATCAGCGTGGTCGTGAACACCGGCGACGACCTCTGGCTCGCCGGGGTACGCCTCATGCCCGACTTCGACTCGTTGCTCTATTCGCTCGCGGGCGTCAACGACACCGAGCGCGGATGGGGCCGGGCGGGCGAGACGGAACGCGTTGCCGCAGAGCTCCGCGAGTGGGGCGTCGGCTGGCCGTGGTTCACCCTCGGCGACCTCGACCTCGGCACCCACCTCGCTCGCACAGCCTGGCTCCGCGAGGGGGCGACACCGTCGGAGGTCGCCCACCGCCTGCAGCAGCGCTGGCCGCTCGGCGTGCGCCTGCTCCCGGCGACCGACACCGAGGTCGACACCTACGTCGAGGTGGCCGACCCCGACAGACTCGACGGCGAGCGCGAACTGCACTTCCAGGAGTGGTGGACGCGGTATCGCGCTGCGCTCCCTGCAATCGCATTCCGCCAGCGGAATATCGAGACGGCACGTCCGGCACCCGGCGTCGTCGAGGCGATCGTCGGGGCCGACCTCGTGCTCCTGGCGCCATCGAACCCCGTCGTCTCGATCGGCACGATCCTCGCCGTCCCCGGCATCCGCCGGGCGCTCGCCGAGACCTCGGCACCCGTCGTCGGCGTTTCGCCGATCATCGGCGGCAAGGTCGTGCGCGGCATGGCCGACGCGTGCCTGCCCGTCATCGGCGTCGAGACGAGTGCCGAGGCGGTCGGACGCCACTACGGCGCGAGGTCGACCGGTGGCCTGCTCGACGGCTGGCTCGTCGACGACGCGGATGCCGCGGCGCTCCCGTCGCTCGAGTCGATCGGGCTCACCGCGGCATCCGTGCCGCTCTGGATGCGCGACCTCGACACCTCCGCAGCCCTCGCCGGTGCGGCCATCGATCTCGGCACAGCCCTGCGCCGCAGAGGTTAG
- a CDS encoding HNH endonuclease signature motif containing protein has protein sequence MEGTPHPLASLERDLDALRSAWAGSQPAFGAATGGVQMQVEQMSDSGLVQITDLIAKARRDADALLARVAAEVARRSDREFGEIGLAKKQGFHNSVRLIAASTGSTRGDAAKLIAVGTATAERASFTGGRIPSKHPHVADALEHAQISLDAASAITSMLDRVSLRADPSLMHVTEQALVGLAGQVPLETLLRGVREAEARLDADGVEPREEQLRHDRSLTIRELGNGMVHLHARLDSETAAPIKAAIEALVTDVLHRRDLGAAGARAGTDGTAAAAAEPVVEDERTIPQIQADALAALARHTLGCRSTLPPLAKTTVVVRMNLDALLDGLGHATIDGLDQPISAGTARRLAADADLIPAVLGRESLPLDVGRAARSFTRAQRLALAERDGGCASCGQNIGYVEAHHIRWWHRDAGPTDLNNGVMLCSYCHHRIHREGWHIQADATAVWFIPPPHIDPGRVPRLGGKARFSLPTDTGGPDVSVAA, from the coding sequence ATGGAAGGTACGCCGCACCCGCTCGCATCGCTCGAGCGCGACCTCGACGCGTTGCGGTCGGCTTGGGCCGGCAGCCAGCCCGCGTTCGGCGCCGCGACCGGCGGCGTGCAGATGCAGGTCGAACAGATGAGCGACTCCGGCCTCGTGCAGATCACCGACCTGATCGCGAAGGCGCGCCGCGATGCCGACGCGCTGCTGGCCCGGGTCGCAGCCGAAGTCGCGCGCCGCTCCGATCGGGAGTTCGGTGAGATCGGGCTGGCGAAGAAGCAAGGGTTCCACAACTCTGTGCGATTGATCGCAGCATCCACCGGGTCGACCCGCGGCGACGCGGCGAAACTGATCGCGGTCGGCACTGCGACCGCCGAACGAGCCTCATTCACCGGCGGGCGCATCCCGTCGAAGCACCCGCATGTCGCCGACGCGCTCGAGCACGCGCAGATCAGCCTCGACGCGGCTTCGGCGATCACCTCCATGCTCGATCGAGTCTCGCTGCGCGCAGACCCGTCCCTCATGCACGTGACCGAGCAGGCGCTCGTGGGGCTGGCCGGCCAGGTGCCGCTCGAGACACTGCTTCGCGGAGTGCGCGAGGCTGAAGCGCGGCTCGATGCCGATGGCGTCGAACCCCGCGAAGAACAGCTCAGACACGACCGATCGCTGACCATCCGCGAACTGGGCAATGGCATGGTGCACCTGCACGCGCGCCTCGACTCCGAGACCGCTGCCCCCATCAAGGCCGCGATCGAAGCACTCGTCACCGACGTGCTTCATCGCCGCGACCTCGGCGCCGCGGGTGCCCGTGCCGGTACTGACGGCACCGCCGCCGCGGCGGCCGAGCCCGTGGTCGAAGATGAGCGCACCATTCCGCAGATCCAGGCCGATGCGCTCGCCGCGCTCGCCCGGCACACCCTCGGCTGCCGAAGCACCCTCCCTCCGCTGGCGAAGACCACGGTGGTCGTGCGCATGAACCTCGATGCCCTGCTCGATGGGCTCGGCCACGCCACCATCGACGGACTCGATCAACCGATCTCGGCCGGCACGGCGAGGCGGCTGGCCGCCGACGCCGACCTCATCCCCGCCGTCCTCGGCCGAGAGAGCCTCCCCCTCGACGTCGGTCGCGCGGCCCGCAGTTTCACCAGAGCACAACGACTCGCACTCGCCGAACGCGACGGCGGCTGCGCTTCGTGCGGGCAGAACATCGGCTATGTCGAGGCCCACCACATCAGGTGGTGGCACCGCGACGCGGGCCCCACCGATCTGAACAACGGCGTCATGCTCTGCAGCTACTGCCACCACCGAATACACCGCGAAGGCTGGCACATCCAAGCCGATGCCACTGCGGTGTGGTTCATCCCGCCCCCGCACATCGACCCCGGCCGGGTTCCGCGCCTCGGCGGCAAGGCGCGGTTCAGCCTCCCGACTGACACGGGCGGGCCTGACGTCAGCGTCGCCGCCTGA
- a CDS encoding elongation factor G has translation MNSASTPTHRTVALVGAAGSGKTTLLEALLLRAGAIPRAGSVEQGTTTGDHEPEEIARGMTLGLSLAHFGWAATDGTEHTLTFADAPGHPDFVGGLDTALAVADVAALTVSAVDGVTPGTRFASAAARAAGVPLIVVISQEDKARADFHRVLDELRAVYGDRLAPLELPLGEEHDFTALADVLSEQALVYDEAGRHHDEPLPPGAEAEEHRMHVDVTEEIVSHDDEQLEAYLDGREPAASDLQRTLAREVATGEAIPVVVCSAVTGTGVDRVADLVCALAPTAQAHDSRIVMGTAEVAVAPNPDGETLVHVFRTVTDPFVGQVSMFKVLSGVVHPSDRLHNATTGADERLHGLFRLRGAEHLPADVLRAGDVGAVAKLTGSPSGTLLWTRTNGRAEPAPLPHREPVFAASLTPVTQSDDEKLMASLARIVAEDPTLVIDRTGGAAILRGLGDAHIDVAVERLARVFGVHVTTGPAPIAYRETIMGRAEVEGRLKKQSGGHGQFAVVQLRVSPLPTGGGFEFIDSVVGGAVPRSYIPAVEKGARDALAAGGPQGHPVVDLRVELVDGKSHSVDSSDMAFRTAASIGVKAALAEAGTVLLEPVSLVTVTVPGELQGAVLTDLSGRRGRVGATEVAADERARIIASVPEAELGKYVLDLRSITGGRAELTITPDHYARMPGSAKG, from the coding sequence ATGAACTCGGCATCGACCCCGACCCACCGGACCGTCGCCCTCGTGGGCGCCGCGGGATCCGGCAAGACGACCCTGCTCGAAGCGCTGCTGCTGCGTGCCGGCGCGATCCCGCGGGCGGGCAGCGTCGAGCAGGGCACCACGACCGGTGACCACGAGCCCGAGGAGATCGCGCGAGGCATGACCCTCGGGCTCTCCCTCGCCCACTTCGGCTGGGCAGCGACCGACGGCACCGAGCACACCCTCACGTTCGCCGACGCACCGGGGCATCCGGATTTCGTGGGCGGGCTCGACACCGCGCTGGCGGTGGCGGATGTCGCGGCGCTGACCGTGAGCGCGGTCGACGGCGTGACGCCGGGCACCCGCTTCGCCTCGGCCGCGGCGCGGGCGGCAGGCGTGCCGCTCATCGTCGTCATCAGCCAGGAGGACAAGGCGCGAGCCGACTTCCATCGGGTGCTCGATGAGCTGCGCGCCGTATACGGCGATCGCCTCGCGCCGCTCGAGCTGCCGCTCGGCGAGGAGCACGACTTCACCGCGCTCGCCGACGTGCTCAGCGAGCAGGCCCTCGTGTACGACGAGGCGGGGCGTCATCATGACGAGCCGCTTCCGCCCGGCGCCGAGGCGGAAGAACATCGGATGCACGTCGACGTGACCGAGGAGATCGTCTCGCACGACGACGAGCAGCTCGAGGCATACCTCGACGGCAGGGAGCCCGCGGCATCCGACCTGCAACGAACCCTCGCGCGCGAGGTCGCGACCGGCGAGGCGATCCCGGTGGTCGTCTGCTCCGCCGTGACCGGCACGGGCGTCGACCGGGTCGCCGACCTCGTCTGCGCCCTGGCGCCGACGGCGCAGGCCCACGACAGCCGGATCGTGATGGGCACCGCAGAGGTCGCGGTGGCCCCGAACCCCGACGGTGAGACGCTCGTGCACGTCTTTCGCACCGTCACCGATCCGTTCGTCGGGCAGGTCTCGATGTTCAAGGTGCTCTCGGGCGTCGTGCACCCGAGCGACCGGCTGCACAACGCCACGACCGGGGCCGACGAGCGACTGCACGGGCTGTTCCGGCTGCGCGGCGCCGAGCACCTGCCCGCCGACGTGCTGCGCGCCGGTGACGTCGGCGCGGTCGCCAAGCTCACGGGATCGCCGTCGGGAACCCTGCTGTGGACGCGCACGAACGGCAGGGCCGAACCGGCGCCCCTGCCGCACCGCGAACCCGTATTCGCGGCGAGCCTGACCCCGGTCACGCAGTCCGACGACGAGAAGCTCATGGCCTCGCTCGCCCGCATCGTCGCCGAAGACCCGACCCTCGTCATCGATCGCACCGGGGGTGCTGCGATCCTCCGTGGCCTCGGCGACGCGCACATCGACGTCGCCGTCGAGCGACTCGCCCGCGTGTTCGGCGTGCACGTCACGACCGGGCCCGCGCCGATCGCCTATCGCGAGACCATCATGGGCCGGGCCGAGGTCGAGGGCCGGCTGAAGAAGCAGTCGGGCGGTCACGGGCAGTTCGCCGTCGTGCAACTGCGGGTCTCGCCGCTGCCGACAGGCGGCGGCTTCGAATTCATCGACTCCGTGGTCGGCGGAGCGGTGCCGCGTTCTTACATCCCGGCCGTCGAGAAGGGCGCGCGCGACGCCCTGGCCGCGGGCGGACCGCAGGGGCATCCCGTCGTGGACCTGCGAGTCGAGCTGGTCGACGGCAAGTCGCACTCGGTGGACTCGTCGGACATGGCGTTCCGCACGGCGGCGTCGATCGGGGTGAAGGCGGCGCTCGCCGAGGCGGGCACGGTACTGCTCGAGCCCGTGTCGCTCGTGACGGTCACGGTGCCAGGCGAGCTGCAGGGCGCGGTGCTGACCGATCTGTCGGGTCGTCGCGGGCGCGTCGGCGCCACGGAGGTCGCCGCCGACGAGCGTGCCCGCATCATCGCCTCCGTGCCCGAGGCGGAGCTCGGCAAGTACGTGCTCGATCTGCGCTCGATCACGGGGGGCCGCGCCGAACTGACGATCACCCCCGACCACTACGCGAGGATGCCGGGCAGCGCGAAGGGGTGA